One window from the genome of Streptomyces sp. NBC_00287 encodes:
- a CDS encoding beta-ketoacyl-[acyl-carrier-protein] synthase family protein: protein MHQVPIHPHSVSVAEVIPGDLVALSGEDVVRQRWFVVMHTLPESPETIRVTLRPPLGGVDRDELLARGREVTVACRRLDVAEVPLVSSVPLDGVEFRDGDRVTSLRAVDPLAEAVTYLRRWGVWHRDLDAYGGEPVSDEEVRQWAGDADRDGFVVRHEARPVREAAVPGLRRVVVTGLGAVSPLGVGVGELWQGLLDGRHGIRELDGEEFAELPVRVAGVVPVDPAVLLPRAAARRMNRAAQFAVLAAREAWADAGFVEGGTRESGIDPERVGVSLGAILGDASVLVGGDRKLREKGPRGVSPLTTPMTVPSQAASQVSLDLHITGEARTVTSACASGTEAIGEAVDRIRYGRVDVALAGGAEAVVTPAIMASFAAMRALASGGVDEGSPSRPFGKGRDGFVNGEGAGVLVLEAEEHALARGARIYCEAAGWGLSADAHHMAAPDPSGSGVALALRRAVRDAGGHVVDVVHVNAHATATVEGDLAEAGALRAVFGGRAVPVTALKGHLGHLQGAAGGVEAVAAVLTLHHGVVPPTVGSGEVDDAMGVDVVRGVPRALPVDGDLVLSNSFGFGGHNAVLALRRV from the coding sequence ATGCACCAAGTTCCCATACATCCGCACTCCGTGAGCGTCGCCGAGGTGATTCCCGGTGATCTGGTCGCCCTGTCGGGCGAAGACGTCGTACGGCAGCGGTGGTTCGTCGTGATGCACACCTTGCCCGAGTCGCCGGAGACGATCCGGGTGACCCTGCGGCCGCCGCTCGGCGGGGTGGACCGGGACGAACTGCTCGCTCGGGGGCGGGAGGTGACGGTCGCGTGCCGGCGGCTGGACGTGGCGGAGGTTCCGCTGGTGTCGTCGGTGCCGCTGGACGGCGTCGAGTTCCGGGACGGGGACCGGGTGACATCGCTGCGGGCCGTTGATCCGCTGGCCGAGGCGGTGACGTATCTGCGGCGGTGGGGGGTGTGGCATCGGGACCTCGACGCCTACGGCGGCGAACCGGTGTCGGACGAGGAGGTACGGCAGTGGGCCGGTGACGCCGATCGGGACGGGTTCGTCGTACGGCATGAGGCGCGGCCGGTGCGGGAAGCGGCCGTTCCTGGGCTGCGGCGGGTTGTTGTCACCGGGCTCGGGGCCGTGTCGCCGCTCGGGGTCGGGGTCGGGGAGCTGTGGCAGGGGCTGCTCGACGGGCGGCACGGGATACGGGAGTTGGACGGGGAGGAGTTCGCGGAGCTGCCGGTGCGGGTGGCGGGGGTGGTGCCCGTCGATCCTGCCGTGCTGTTGCCGCGGGCTGCCGCTCGGCGGATGAACCGGGCCGCGCAGTTCGCCGTACTGGCCGCGCGGGAGGCCTGGGCGGATGCCGGGTTCGTCGAGGGCGGGACTCGGGAGAGCGGGATCGATCCGGAGCGGGTGGGGGTGAGCCTCGGGGCGATTCTCGGGGACGCGTCCGTACTCGTCGGTGGGGACCGGAAGCTGCGGGAGAAGGGGCCGCGGGGGGTTTCACCGCTGACCACACCGATGACGGTGCCGTCGCAGGCCGCCTCGCAGGTCTCGCTCGACCTGCACATCACGGGTGAGGCGCGGACCGTGACCAGCGCGTGCGCCTCCGGCACCGAGGCCATCGGGGAGGCCGTCGACCGCATACGGTACGGCCGTGTCGACGTCGCCCTCGCGGGCGGGGCCGAGGCTGTCGTGACGCCGGCGATCATGGCGTCCTTCGCTGCCATGCGGGCGTTGGCCTCCGGGGGTGTTGACGAGGGGTCGCCTTCTCGGCCGTTCGGGAAGGGGCGGGACGGGTTCGTCAACGGGGAGGGGGCGGGGGTGCTCGTACTGGAGGCCGAGGAGCATGCCCTGGCCCGGGGTGCGCGGATCTATTGCGAGGCGGCGGGGTGGGGACTGTCCGCCGACGCGCATCACATGGCCGCGCCCGATCCGTCCGGGAGCGGGGTCGCGCTGGCGCTGCGGCGGGCGGTGCGGGATGCCGGGGGGCATGTGGTGGATGTCGTACACGTCAACGCCCATGCCACGGCGACGGTGGAGGGTGATCTCGCGGAGGCGGGGGCCTTGCGGGCGGTGTTCGGGGGGCGGGCTGTGCCGGTCACCGCTTTGAAGGGGCACCTTGGGCATCTGCAGGGGGCCGCGGGTGGGGTGGAGGCCGTGGCCGCGGTGCTCACGCTGCATCACGGGGTGGTGCCGCCGACTGTGGGGAGCGGGGAGGTCGACGATGCGATGGGGGTGGATGTGGTGCGGGGGGTGCCGCGGGCGTTGCCGGTGGACGGGGATCTGGTGCTCAGCAACTCGTTCGGGTTCGGGGGGCACAACGCGGTGCTGGCGCTGCGGCGGGTGTAG
- a CDS encoding arginase family protein gives MQSLAIIEAPSVLGLRPSGVANLPTALRRAGLLEGFDVARSDRLEPPYFDPRRDPETGILNPLAIADYSTELADAVGAALDQDLFPVVLGGDCTILLGNLLALRRRGRHGLLFLDGHTDFYQPSAEPNGEAASMELALATGRGPAVLTNLEGRGPLLKDEDVVAFAFRDEPESMAAGMQSLPPALHAMDLAKVRELGIEAATAQALAHLPTAYWTHLDADVLHDTVMPAVDYRVPDGLTWPELEHVLTAALADNRCRGLDVTIFNPHLDPTGTITTRFTDCLHRALSTRAVTG, from the coding sequence GTGCAGAGCTTGGCGATCATCGAGGCACCGTCGGTCCTCGGCCTGCGCCCCAGCGGCGTGGCGAACCTGCCGACCGCACTACGTCGGGCAGGGCTGCTGGAGGGATTCGACGTGGCCCGCTCGGACAGACTGGAGCCCCCGTACTTCGACCCGAGGCGCGACCCGGAGACGGGCATCCTCAACCCCCTGGCCATCGCGGACTACTCGACCGAACTGGCCGATGCCGTAGGAGCCGCCCTGGACCAGGACCTCTTCCCGGTCGTCCTCGGCGGAGACTGCACGATCCTGCTGGGCAACCTCCTGGCCCTGCGCCGCCGTGGCCGCCACGGCCTGCTCTTCCTGGACGGCCACACCGACTTCTACCAGCCGTCCGCCGAACCGAACGGTGAGGCGGCCTCGATGGAACTGGCCCTGGCGACGGGCCGCGGCCCCGCCGTCCTCACGAACCTGGAAGGCCGAGGCCCCCTCCTCAAGGACGAGGACGTGGTCGCCTTCGCCTTCCGCGACGAGCCGGAGTCCATGGCGGCGGGGATGCAGTCGCTGCCCCCGGCCCTGCACGCGATGGACCTGGCCAAGGTCCGCGAGCTGGGCATCGAAGCGGCCACGGCCCAGGCCCTGGCCCACCTCCCCACCGCCTACTGGACCCATCTGGACGCCGACGTCCTCCACGACACCGTCATGCCGGCCGTCGACTACCGCGTCCCCGACGGCCTGACCTGGCCGGAACTCGAACACGTACTAACCGCTGCGCTGGCCGACAACCGCTGCCGCGGCCTGGACGTCACGATCTTCAACCCCCACCTCGACCCAACCGGCACAATCACCACCCGCTTCACGGACTGCCTCCACCGGGCCCTGTCCACGAGAGCGGTCACCGGCTGA
- a CDS encoding response regulator — translation MNPFTRWRGRPHGVEVGKTRTRWPVRTYSQFVPGASGRVLVVDDNKVIRQLIRVNLELEGLEVVTAADGAECLDVVHQVRPDVVTLDVVMPRLDGLRTAARLRADPRTRDLPLAIVSACTQYEVDSGLDVGVDAFLAKPFEPAELVSLVRKLIERKQRGGGEDEEDGGPLFGGVLGAGASASAGDSGRGCG, via the coding sequence ATGAACCCGTTTACGCGGTGGCGAGGTCGCCCGCACGGGGTGGAAGTGGGCAAAACCCGGACGCGGTGGCCGGTCCGGACCTACTCTCAATTTGTGCCAGGCGCGTCGGGCCGGGTGCTTGTTGTGGACGACAACAAGGTCATCCGGCAGCTGATCAGGGTCAATCTCGAGCTGGAGGGCCTCGAGGTCGTGACCGCGGCCGATGGTGCCGAGTGTCTGGATGTCGTTCATCAGGTGCGTCCGGACGTCGTCACCCTCGATGTCGTCATGCCCAGGTTGGACGGGCTGCGCACCGCCGCGCGGCTCCGCGCCGACCCCCGTACCCGCGATCTGCCCCTCGCCATCGTCAGCGCCTGTACGCAGTACGAGGTCGACAGCGGCCTCGACGTCGGTGTCGACGCCTTCCTCGCCAAGCCCTTCGAACCCGCCGAACTCGTCAGCCTCGTACGCAAGCTGATCGAGCGGAAGCAGCGGGGAGGGGGCGAGGACGAGGAGGATGGCGGTCCTCTGTTCGGGGGTGTTCTGGGTGCCGGGGCCAGCGCCAGTGCCGGGGACTCCGGGCGGGGCTGCGGCTGA
- the nrtL gene encoding ArgS-related anticodon-binding protein NrtL — protein sequence MTPVELSRTVLRAVRRAVDEGELRVAVPERVLVTVPGPGGCGDYATNIALQLARPAGQTPRHVAEILRPHLVGAEGVADVVVTGPGFINFSLRAAAPSALVEEILRRGSRYGFADGPSGEVVQLHCPHEVRAVVVMEVVARLLRSQGALVRTSCEARPEPEWQDVLGVRVDAHGRPGAPAPLDINVRPVPAPADPLPLGRDAARWALLHPAAHDRPRITDEHLVQREANPLFRVRYAHARTRALTRNAADLGFTAEPGPTGDAHAATHSAADLTAAADARVTPRTTVDLTAADGRAVTRTTAADAHAATRNTVDLTAADGRAVTRTTAADAHAATRTHTDLTAADAQAAPRTTAVPGPQVNEAHALATALADHPRILAASAARHTPDRLARHLVTVADAVLVFLPAVLPRGAEKPLAAHRARLALAEAAGAVLAGGLSLLGIDAPEHL from the coding sequence GTGACCCCCGTCGAGCTCTCCCGTACCGTGCTGCGCGCGGTGCGTCGTGCTGTCGACGAAGGGGAGCTGCGCGTCGCCGTACCGGAGCGGGTTCTGGTGACCGTGCCCGGGCCCGGTGGGTGTGGGGACTACGCCACCAACATCGCGCTTCAGCTCGCCCGCCCGGCCGGGCAGACGCCCCGGCACGTCGCCGAGATTCTGCGGCCGCACCTCGTCGGGGCGGAGGGCGTCGCCGACGTCGTCGTCACCGGGCCGGGGTTCATCAACTTCAGCCTTCGTGCCGCTGCTCCCAGCGCCCTCGTCGAGGAGATTCTGCGGCGCGGATCGCGGTACGGCTTCGCCGACGGGCCCAGTGGGGAGGTCGTGCAGCTCCACTGTCCCCACGAGGTTCGCGCCGTCGTCGTCATGGAGGTCGTCGCTCGGCTTCTGCGGTCGCAGGGCGCTCTCGTGCGGACCAGCTGTGAGGCCCGGCCCGAGCCGGAGTGGCAGGACGTGCTCGGCGTGCGCGTCGATGCCCACGGCCGGCCCGGCGCCCCCGCGCCGCTCGACATCAACGTACGACCCGTCCCCGCGCCCGCCGACCCGCTCCCGCTCGGCCGGGACGCCGCCCGCTGGGCGCTGCTCCACCCCGCCGCCCACGACCGGCCCCGCATCACCGACGAGCACCTCGTCCAGCGCGAGGCCAACCCCCTCTTCCGCGTCCGTTACGCCCACGCCCGCACCCGCGCGCTCACCCGCAACGCCGCCGACCTCGGCTTCACGGCGGAACCGGGGCCCACCGGCGACGCCCACGCGGCCACCCATAGCGCGGCCGACCTCACCGCGGCAGCCGACGCCCGCGTGACCCCCCGTACCACGGTCGACCTCACCGCCGCCGACGGCCGCGCAGTCACCCGTACCACCGCCGCCGACGCCCACGCGGCCACGCGTAACACCGTCGACCTCACCGCCGCCGACGGCCGCGCAGTCACCCGTACCACCGCCGCCGACGCCCACGCGGCCACCCGTACCCACACCGACCTCACCGCCGCCGACGCCCAAGCGGCCCCCCGTACCACCGCCGTACCGGGGCCCCAGGTCAACGAGGCCCACGCTCTCGCCACCGCCCTCGCCGACCACCCCCGCATCCTCGCCGCCTCCGCCGCCCGTCACACCCCCGACCGGCTCGCCCGGCACCTCGTCACCGTCGCCGATGCCGTCCTCGTCTTTCTGCCTGCCGTGCTGCCGCGCGGTGCGGAGAAACCCTTGGCCGCCCACCGTGCCCGGCTCGCGCTCGCCGAAGCCGCCGGGGCGGTGCTGGCCGGTGGCCTGTCCCTGCTCGGCATCGACGCACCCGAACACCTCTGA
- the lysA gene encoding diaminopimelate decarboxylase codes for MSRSAHPAGPRHADVLPEGHYSGPPADLNALDPKVWAQTVTRDKDGVVTVGGIDVQTLAEEHGTPAYIVDEADFRARARAWRTAFGTDADVFYAGKAFLSRAVVRWLHEEGLNLDVCSGGELTTALSAGMPADRIAFHGNNKSKEEIDRAIRAGVGRIVLDSFQEIVRVAHIARDLGKRQRVQIRITVGVEAHTHEFIATAHEDQKFGIPLAGGQAAEAVRRALQLDSLELIGIHSHIGSQIFDMSGFEVAAHRVVGLLKDIRDEHGVELPEIDLGGGLGIAYTSDDDPSEPHEIAKALTEIVTRECESAKLRTPRISVEPGRAIVGPTAFTLYEVGTIKPLDGLRTYVSVDGGMSDNIRTALYDAEYSVALVSRTSDAEPMLARVVGKHCESGDIVVKDAFLPADLAPGDLIAVPATGAYCRSMASNYNHVLRPPVVAVHDGEARVIVRRETEEDLLRLDVG; via the coding sequence ATGAGCCGTTCCGCACACCCCGCCGGGCCCCGTCACGCCGATGTTCTGCCCGAGGGCCACTACTCGGGCCCGCCGGCCGACCTGAACGCCCTCGACCCGAAGGTGTGGGCCCAGACCGTCACCCGCGACAAGGACGGCGTCGTCACCGTCGGCGGTATCGACGTGCAGACGCTCGCCGAAGAGCACGGCACCCCCGCCTACATCGTCGACGAGGCCGACTTCCGCGCCCGGGCCCGCGCCTGGCGTACCGCCTTCGGGACCGACGCCGATGTCTTCTACGCCGGCAAGGCCTTCCTCTCCCGCGCCGTGGTCCGGTGGCTGCACGAGGAGGGGCTCAACCTCGATGTGTGCTCGGGCGGCGAGCTCACTACCGCGCTGTCCGCCGGTATGCCCGCCGACCGCATCGCCTTCCACGGCAACAACAAGTCCAAGGAAGAGATCGACAGGGCCATCCGCGCAGGCGTCGGCCGTATCGTCCTCGACTCCTTCCAGGAGATCGTCCGCGTTGCCCACATCGCCCGGGACCTCGGCAAGCGGCAGCGCGTGCAGATCCGTATCACCGTCGGTGTGGAAGCACATACGCACGAGTTCATCGCCACCGCCCACGAGGACCAGAAGTTCGGCATTCCGCTGGCCGGCGGGCAGGCCGCGGAAGCGGTGCGCCGTGCGCTCCAGCTCGATTCGCTCGAACTCATCGGGATCCACTCCCACATCGGGTCGCAGATCTTCGACATGTCCGGGTTCGAGGTGGCCGCCCACCGGGTCGTCGGGCTGCTCAAGGACATTCGCGACGAGCACGGCGTCGAGCTTCCCGAGATCGACCTCGGCGGTGGCCTCGGTATCGCCTACACCAGCGACGACGACCCCAGTGAGCCCCACGAGATCGCCAAGGCGCTCACCGAGATCGTCACGCGCGAGTGCGAGTCCGCCAAGCTGCGTACCCCGCGTATCTCCGTCGAGCCGGGGCGCGCCATCGTCGGGCCCACCGCCTTCACTCTTTATGAAGTGGGCACCATCAAGCCGCTCGACGGGCTGCGCACCTACGTCTCCGTCGACGGCGGCATGTCCGACAACATTCGTACGGCGTTGTACGACGCGGAATACAGCGTCGCCCTGGTCTCCCGGACCTCCGACGCCGAGCCGATGCTCGCCCGGGTCGTCGGCAAGCACTGCGAGAGCGGGGACATTGTCGTCAAGGACGCGTTCCTGCCCGCCGATCTGGCACCGGGTGACCTGATCGCCGTACCGGCGACCGGTGCCTACTGCCGGTCCATGGCCAGCAACTACAACCATGTGCTTCGGCCGCCCGTCGTCGCGGTGCACGACGGCGAGGCCCGTGTGATCGTCCGGCGGGAGACGGAGGAGGACCTCCTCCGTCTCGACGTCGGCTGA
- a CDS encoding homoserine dehydrogenase, with the protein MMRTRPLKVALLGCGVVGSEVARIMTTHADDLAARIGAPVELAGVAVRRPDKVREGIPRELITTDATALVKRGDIDVVVEVIGGIEPARSLITTAFEHGASVVSANKALLAQDGADLHAAAEQHNKDLYYEAAVAGAIPLIRPLRESLAGDKVNRVLGIVNGTTNFILDKMDSTGAGYQEALDEATALGYAEADPTADVEGFDAAAKAAILAGIAFHTRVRLDDVYREGMTEVTAADFASAKEMGCTIKLLAICERAEDGASVTARVHPAMIPLTHPLASVRGAYNAVFVESDASGQLMFYGPGAGGSPTASAVLGDLVAVGRNRLSGTTGPGESAYAALPVSGMGDVVTRYHISLDVADKPGVLAQVATVFAEHGVSIDTVRQQGKDGEASLVVVTHRASDAALGGTVEALRKLDTVRGVASIMRVEGE; encoded by the coding sequence ATGATGCGTACGCGTCCGCTGAAGGTGGCGCTGCTGGGCTGTGGAGTGGTCGGCTCAGAGGTGGCGCGCATCATGACGACGCACGCCGACGACCTCGCCGCCCGCATCGGCGCCCCCGTGGAGCTCGCCGGCGTGGCCGTGCGGCGGCCCGACAAGGTGCGTGAGGGCATCCCGCGCGAGCTCATCACCACCGACGCCACCGCGCTCGTCAAACGCGGGGACATCGACGTCGTCGTCGAGGTCATCGGCGGTATCGAGCCGGCCCGCTCCCTCATCACCACCGCCTTCGAGCACGGCGCCTCCGTCGTCTCCGCCAACAAGGCCCTCCTCGCCCAGGACGGCGCCGACCTGCACGCGGCGGCGGAACAGCACAACAAGGACCTCTACTACGAGGCCGCCGTCGCCGGTGCCATCCCGCTGATCCGCCCGCTGCGCGAGTCCCTCGCCGGCGACAAGGTCAACCGCGTGCTCGGCATCGTCAATGGGACGACGAACTTCATCCTCGACAAGATGGACTCGACCGGGGCCGGTTACCAGGAGGCCCTCGACGAGGCCACCGCCCTCGGGTACGCCGAAGCCGACCCCACCGCCGACGTCGAGGGCTTCGACGCCGCCGCCAAGGCCGCCATCCTCGCCGGGATCGCCTTCCACACGCGCGTGCGCCTCGACGACGTCTACCGCGAGGGCATGACCGAGGTGACCGCGGCCGACTTCGCCTCCGCCAAGGAGATGGGCTGCACCATCAAGCTGCTCGCCATCTGCGAGCGGGCCGAGGACGGCGCGTCCGTCACCGCGCGCGTGCACCCCGCCATGATCCCGCTGACCCACCCGCTCGCCTCCGTGCGCGGCGCGTACAACGCGGTCTTCGTGGAGTCGGATGCCTCCGGTCAGCTGATGTTCTACGGCCCCGGCGCGGGCGGCTCCCCGACCGCCTCCGCCGTCCTCGGTGACCTCGTCGCCGTCGGCCGCAACCGGCTCAGCGGCACCACCGGACCCGGTGAGTCCGCGTATGCCGCCCTGCCCGTCTCCGGCATGGGCGATGTCGTCACGCGCTATCACATCAGCCTCGACGTCGCCGACAAACCGGGTGTTCTCGCCCAGGTGGCGACCGTCTTCGCCGAGCACGGTGTCTCGATCGATACGGTTCGGCAGCAGGGCAAGGACGGCGAGGCGTCCCTCGTCGTCGTGACCCACCGTGCGTCCGACGCGGCCCTCGGCGGCACCGTCGAGGCGTTGCGCAAGCTCGACACCGTGCGCGGTGTCGCCAGCATCATGCGGGTTGAAGGAGAGTAA
- the thrC gene encoding threonine synthase codes for MTHQWRGIIEEYRDRLPVSDTTPVVTLREGGTPLVPAQVLSERTGCEVHLKVEGANPTGSFKDRGMTMAISKAKEEGAKAVICASTGNTSASAAAYAVRAGMVSAVLVPQGKIALGKMGQALVHGAKILQVDGNFDDCLDLARALSDNYPVALVNSVNPVRIEGQKTAAFEIVDMLGDAPDIHVLPVGNAGNITAYWKGYTEYAADGVSKRTPRMWGFQASGSAPIVRGEVVKDPSTIATAIRIGNPASWQFALAARDESGGLIDEVTDREILRAYRLLAAQEGVFVEPASAASVAGLLKAAEQGKVDPGQTIVCTVTGNGLKDPDWAVAGAPQPVTVPVDAATAAERLGLA; via the coding sequence ATGACCCACCAGTGGCGCGGAATCATCGAGGAGTACCGGGACCGTCTCCCGGTATCCGACACCACGCCGGTCGTGACGCTCCGCGAGGGCGGCACGCCGCTCGTGCCCGCGCAGGTGCTCTCCGAGCGCACGGGCTGCGAGGTCCACCTGAAGGTGGAGGGCGCGAACCCCACCGGGTCCTTCAAGGACCGCGGTATGACCATGGCCATCAGCAAGGCCAAGGAGGAGGGTGCGAAGGCCGTCATCTGCGCCTCCACCGGCAACACGTCCGCCTCCGCGGCCGCGTACGCCGTGCGCGCGGGCATGGTTTCGGCCGTTCTTGTCCCGCAGGGAAAGATCGCGCTCGGCAAGATGGGCCAGGCGCTGGTGCACGGCGCGAAGATCCTCCAGGTCGACGGAAACTTCGACGACTGCCTCGACCTCGCCCGCGCGCTGAGCGACAACTACCCTGTAGCGCTGGTCAATTCGGTCAATCCGGTCCGTATCGAGGGCCAGAAGACGGCCGCGTTCGAGATCGTGGACATGCTCGGCGATGCCCCCGACATCCACGTCCTGCCGGTCGGCAACGCGGGCAACATCACCGCGTACTGGAAGGGCTACACGGAGTACGCCGCCGACGGTGTCTCGAAGCGGACCCCGCGCATGTGGGGCTTCCAGGCGTCCGGTTCCGCGCCCATCGTGCGCGGCGAGGTCGTCAAGGACCCGTCGACGATCGCCACCGCGATCCGGATCGGCAACCCCGCGTCCTGGCAGTTCGCGCTGGCGGCGCGGGACGAGTCCGGCGGCCTCATCGACGAGGTGACGGACCGTGAAATCCTGCGCGCCTACCGGCTGTTGGCCGCCCAGGAGGGCGTCTTCGTGGAGCCCGCGTCCGCCGCGTCCGTCGCCGGTCTGCTGAAGGCCGCCGAGCAGGGCAAGGTGGACCCGGGCCAGACGATCGTGTGCACCGTGACCGGCAACGGTCTCAAGGACCCCGACTGGGCCGTCGCGGGCGCACCGCAGCCCGTCACCGTCCCCGTCGACGCGGCCACGGCGGCCGAGCGGCTGGGTCTGGCCTGA
- the thrB gene encoding homoserine kinase — MAGPAFRAAAVRVRTPATSANLGPGFDALGLSLGLFDDVVVRVADSGLHIDIAGEGSETLPRDEKHLLVRSLRTAFDLLGGQPRGLEIVCANRIPHGRGLGSSSAAICAGIVAARAVTIGGESRLDDAALLELATEIEGHPDNVAACLLGGFTLSWMESGAARAIRMDPADSIVPVVFVPGKPVLTETARGLLPRTVPHVDAAANAGRAALLVEALTRRPELLLPATEDRLHQEYRAPAMPESAALVERLRADGIPAVISGAGPTVLALADDDSADKVADLAGEGWAANRLELDAQGASVLPLAP, encoded by the coding sequence ATGGCCGGTCCAGCTTTCCGCGCCGCCGCCGTCCGGGTGCGCACCCCCGCCACCAGCGCCAATCTCGGCCCGGGCTTCGACGCCCTCGGCCTGTCGCTGGGGCTGTTCGACGACGTGGTCGTCCGGGTGGCCGACTCCGGGCTGCACATCGACATCGCGGGTGAGGGCAGCGAGACGCTGCCGCGTGACGAGAAGCACCTGCTCGTACGGTCCCTGCGCACCGCCTTCGACCTGCTCGGCGGACAGCCGCGCGGCCTGGAGATCGTGTGCGCCAACCGCATCCCGCACGGCCGCGGCCTCGGCTCCTCCTCCGCCGCCATCTGCGCCGGCATCGTCGCCGCGCGCGCGGTGACCATAGGCGGTGAGTCCCGGCTCGACGACGCGGCCCTGCTGGAGCTCGCCACCGAGATCGAGGGCCACCCCGACAATGTCGCGGCCTGTCTGCTCGGCGGTTTCACGCTCTCCTGGATGGAGTCCGGCGCCGCCCGGGCGATCAGGATGGATCCCGCCGATTCCATCGTTCCGGTGGTTTTCGTGCCCGGAAAGCCGGTCCTCACCGAAACCGCGCGCGGCCTGCTGCCGCGCACCGTGCCGCATGTCGACGCCGCCGCCAACGCGGGCCGTGCCGCCCTGCTCGTAGAGGCCCTCACCCGGCGCCCCGAGCTGCTGCTGCCCGCCACCGAGGACCGTCTGCACCAGGAGTACCGCGCCCCGGCCATGCCGGAGAGCGCCGCACTGGTGGAGCGGCTGCGCGCCGACGGGATCCCCGCGGTGATCTCCGGAGCGGGCCCCACGGTGCTCGCGCTGGCCGATGACGACAGCGCCGACAAGGTGGCTGATCTGGCAGGCGAGGGCTGGGCCGCGAACCGGCTCGAGCTCGACGCCCAGGGAGCGAGCGTGCTGCCGCTTGCGCCCTGA